The following DNA comes from Bradyrhizobium sp. SK17.
CGCGATATCGTCCATGCCGTTGACGATGACGGGGCAGCGCGCGGCGATGCCGGGCAATTCGTCGGTCCAGTTCTCGCCGAGCACCTCGACCTCGATGGTCGGGTTGATGCGTTTGGCGGCTTCGGCGGCAACGGCGGCCTTCTCGCGGCCGACCTCGTCGGCGAAGGCGAACACCTGGCGGTTGAGGTTGGAGACCTCGAAGCGGTCGATGTCGGCGATCACGAAGCGGCCGACGCCGGCGCGCGCCAGCGCCATGAAGGCCGCGCCGCCCATGCCGCCGACGCCGCAGACGAACACCCGCGCCTGGCGCAGCAATTGCTGCTCGTGCTCGTCGATGAAGCCGATGTTGCGGCCGGTGAAGGAGTAATAGTCGAAGCTCATCGCGCGGCCCCGCCATCCTGCCTGCGCGGCCGCAGGCTGCCGAAGGCGCGGCTGTCGTCGAGCCAATAGACCACCGGCAGCACCAGCCGCTGCAAGGCCAGCATCGCCGACGCCGCCAGCAGCGCCGGCAGCGAGCCCGACGGCACCTCGCTCATCAGGTAGCGCCGCGCGCCGGCAAGATCGACGCGGCCGATCTGAAGCACATCGTCGCCGCGGCCGTAGTCCAGCTCGCGTTGGCAGAATTCGTTGTAGACCGCGTTGCGATGCTTCGGCGCGATCTCGAAGCTCTTCTTCAGCGCATCCGAGCCGCCGGTATAGGCATTGGTGATGACCGAGCGCGGCTCGTCGAAGCCGGCTTCCTCGCCGACGCCGAACACCGCCCGATGCCGCGCCATGATGCCACGCGCGAGTTGCAGATGCGCAAAGCTCTGCCGCGCCTCCGGCAGTGGCGACGGGAACACGTCCGAGAAGGTGTCGCTTACCATGCCGACGACCGCCGGCACCTGGGTGACGTTGGAGATCCATTTCGGCCGCAGCCCGTCGCGCGCGAACAGCACCAGCGCGGTCAGGCCGTAGAGCACCCAGGACAACCCTGCCCGCGCACGTCGGGATCGACCATGACGAGACCGAGATGGGTGACTTCAGCCGGCTCGCCGTCGAGCGGCACCTCCATCACCGACAGCGCGTTGAACGCGATCGGCCGCCCGCTGTCCTCTTCGCAGATCAGGGTGACGACGGCGCGCGACAGCCGCTCCGGCTCGCCGGAGAAGATACCGTAGGTCAGGCTCTCCTCGGGCAGCGTCTTGGCCGCAACGGTGCGCAATTGCCCGACCAGCGCGTCGAGTTCGGCCTTCGGCAACGACACCCCAGGCGATTCGACGATGCGCGTGCGCTGGCCGGCCTGGGTGCGCAAGGTGAGATCGATGGTCGGCTGCGACAGCGCTTTCAGCCAGAAGCCGGCATGGCTGCGCAGGCCGTCAAAGGCCGCGCGCGCCTTGGCAAACCCGCGGTCGCCGCGCGGAGCGGGCGTGCGATTGTCGGTGGACGCCATTTCTCTGTCCCTCGGGTGCGATCTCTGCCCTTGCGGCTGTTAAGAGGTTGTAAGTGCGATCCGACGCAGCTCGCCGCAGGGTAAACAAGGCCTTCCGGAAACGGAACAGATTGGGCGAAACAACGATAGCGGCGGGCGCGAAACACCCGCCGCTATCGTTTTGTGCTGCCTGCTCAGGCCGCCTTCGAGACTTCCATCAACAGCCGCTCGGCCTTGGCGTCCTCGATGCGATTGACGAACTTGCCGCTCTCGTAATTGTCGCGGATCGTCTTGGTCAGCGTGACGCAGGTCTGCACCAGCATCACGATGCCCATCGTGAGATAACCCTTCATCCAGAGGTCGATCGGCAGGAAGAACACGCCGACGGCGACGAGGAAGGCGGAGGCTGCAAAGGACGCGTAAGTGAAGGTCACCCAGCCGCTGCTGTGGGGTTGAATGGTCTGGTTCATGGTCGTCTCCTTGATGTTGCGAGGTTTGAAGCTGGTTCAGTTGCGGATTTGAGAATTCAGGCAGCAGGCGGGCGCTTGGCCTTCAGCCGCGCCAGCACGTCGTCGGCGGTCGATTTCATGCGCGGGCCAAAGCCCTGCTCGGCGAGCCGTTCGGCGACGACGAGCGGACCCGAGGCGGTGTCGATCTCGAACAGGGCCTCGTCGGCCGCCTGGGCCTCCATCTGCCGCTCGCGCAGCCGCTTCAGCGTCGCCTCCGCTTCGGGCAGCGTCGATTCGTAGGGCCGCGCCGCCTCGATGCCAGTGCGGCGCAGCGAGCGCACCGCCTCCGAGGCACGGGCCAGGCGCCGGCCGCGATCGAGTTCGGCGATGCGCGCCTCGGCACTGGCGACATGGCGCTTCAGCCGGGTGATCTCGGAGGCGAACAGCGTGCGCGCGGTCATCGCGGCATCGCGCTCGGCTTCGAGATTGGCGATCGCCTGCGCGGCTTCGCGGGCGAGGTCCTCCCGGCCGCCGTCGAGCGCCGCCGACGCGCGCACCTCGAGATCGGCGATCCGGGCGTGGGCGGCCTCGAGCCGCCGGCCCTCCTGCTGGTCGCCGGCAATCGCCAGCGCCAGGGTCCGCTTCGAGCGGTCGACGGCGGCGGCCGCGTCGCGCATCTGCTGATCGAGGATGACCAGCGCGGTCCGGTCTTGCAGTTCCTCTTCGGCCACCGCGACGGTGCCGCGGAAAAGGGTCAAAACAGTTTTGAACATTTGGTCGCTCCCTGCTATGAGCATCGCTCATGAAACTCTTGTACCACACAATGAGCGATGCTCAAGAACTATTTGAGCGTCGCTCACGTCTGTGGTTAACGGCGGGTGAAACATGTCCAAGGCATTGGAACGACGTGCAAAACTGCGCGAAGCGCTGATCGAGGCGGCGGAACGGGCGATTGCGGCAAAGGGTCTCGGCGGGCTGAAAACCCGCGAACTGGCCCAGGAAATCGGCGTCGCCAATGGCGGCGTCTACAATCTGGTCGAGGATGTCGACGAGCTGATCCTGCGAGTCGGCTCGCGCACCCTGGCCCGGCTGGACGCCTCGCTGTCGCTGGCCGAGATCGGCGGCGCGGCGGCGCCGCGCGAGATGCTGGTGCGGGTCGCGGTCGCCTATTGCGACTTCGCCGCCGAAAATCTCGAACTGTGGCGCGCCCTGTTCGAGCATCGCATGCAGCCCGGCAAGCCGGTGCCGGAATGGGCGATCACCGAGCAGATGGAATTATTCCGCCACATCTACAAGCCGCTCGCCGCGCTGTTTCCGCAGCGCTCGCCGGCACAACTCGGCGTCACCGCGCGCAGCCTGTTCTCCGCCGTGCATGGCATGGTCGCGCTCGGGCTGGAGCACAAGCTGATCGCAGTGCCGATCGGCGCGCTGCGCAGCGAGATCTCGACATTGACGCGCGCGATGGTCGACGGGCTGACGGCCAAGAAGGAGTAGCGCCCTCGATATGCCCAATGTGTGGTCAGGTAGATGGCTTGGAGGCCGCCGGACTGGCAAATCCGTGACCCAAAATCCGTGCGGGCAAGCTGCGGTAATCTGCGCCATGTCGCTTTGACCACGGATGTACTAGCAGAGCCCCAGATTTTCGCGCCCTCGCGACTGCTCGACCGGCGCGGGGTCTCTTTGTCACACCACGCGCAATGTCCGCCGAAACCGCGACGTGAAGCGTCCGCCGGCGAGACGTGCCGCACATTGCAGCAATCGAGGTCACGAGCTTGTCCACCCATATCGATCCGGAGCCGCACCACGACGACATCATGTACCCGCAAGTGCTGCCGTTTGTGCTGGTCCACGTCGGGTGTCTGGCGGCGATCTGGTCGGGCATCTCATGGCAGGCCATCGCAATTTGCGTCGCGCTGTACTGGCTGCGCATGTTCGCGATCACCGCCGGATATCATCGGTACTTCTCGCACCGCGCTTACGCGACGAGCCGGGTGTTTCAATTCATCCTCGCATTCCTCGCCCAAAGCAGCGCGCAGAAAAGCGTGCTGTGGTGGGCGGCGAAACATCGACATCACCACCTTCATTCCGATACCGAGCACGACGTGCATTCACCCCTGCACAAGGGCCTCGTGTACAGTCATCTCGGCTGGATCTTTTACCGGCAGCACGACGCGACCGATCTGACGAAAGTTTCCGACCTTGCCGCCTATCCCGAGTTGCGGTGGCTGCACAAATTCGAGGTCTTCCCGGCGGTCGTGGTCGCAGGTTTGTGTTTCCTCGTGGCCGGCTGGCCGGGCCTGCTGGTCGGCTTCTTCTGGAGCACCGTGCTGGTCTATCACGCGACGTTCTGCATCAACTCCCTGGCACATGTTCACGGACGCCAGCGGTATGTGACGGGCGATGGCTCCCGCAACAATTGGCTGCTGGCTCTCCTGACCATGGGTGAGGGTTGGCACAACAATCACCACGCCTACCAGAGCAGTGCGCGGCAAGGCTTCCGCTGGTGGGAAATCGACGCGACCTACTATGTTCTGGTGGCGCTATCCTGGCTCGGCATCGTCTGGGATCTCAAGGCGCCGCCTGCGGCGGTTCTCCGCAACGAACAGCGCCTGGGATCACGCGTGATCAAGCGAACCGCCGAACAGCTCGCGGGCCGCTTCAATCCCGAATCCATTGCGCTGGCCATCAGATCGTCCGTGCATGAAACGGGCATGTCGGTACGGGAAGTGCTCTTCCTGTTGCAGCATCGTGCCGACCTGCACTTGCCCAGCATGCCGACGCGCGACCAGTTGCTGGCCGAAGCCCAAACCATGTTCGCGAAGACGCCATCGCTGGACGACATCGTCGACCGCGCACATGAACTGCTGGTGGAATCGGTGTGCTTTCTTCTGGCGATTCCGCCCCAGCCCGCTGTCGTACGCCCGAAAGCCTGAGCGCGCGAAAAAACCAGAAGCACCGCGGCCGGATCACCCGCGCCGTCACGGCTCCATCGTGTAGGCGCGCCCGGGTTCGAGTGCGTAGATCGTGAGAAAACGCAGCGGCCGCTCCGGATCGCAATTGCGAAACAACGTGTGCGGCAGGTCAGCGCGATCCTGCAACGTCTCGCCTGCTCGATACTGCCGCGACGCTTCATCGCCATAGGCCGACTCCGCGACGCCCTCGACGATGAAGATCACGCCGCCGACCGGATGCCGGTGCAGCGGCGCCACCCCGCCGGGCGGATAGGTCACCTCGGCAACGACGAGCTCGCGATCATCGCCGGGCAGCGTCAGGCGCTCGAGCGTCCTGCGCGTGACACCGGCAAAGCCGGCCTGTTGTACGCTCGCCCGACCGTCATTGCTTTCAACCATTGGCATCCCTTTCCCGTCACGCTGTCCGGATCGGATCGCGGTCGAATGACTATGGGAATGCCCTTTCCGGGCAACAAGATGTCGGAACACCGCCTCGACGCGCCAATTGGCGGCCAACACAGATCGGCCGAAGTTCTTGCCTAGCTTGCGCCCGCGTTGCAGGATTCTCGCGCAGGCAAACCTTCAGTCGGTGTAATCATGAGAACGGCTATCTTGACGGCGCGGTCGACCGGGGTCGCGGCCCTGGCGCTCATCTTGACAGCATCGGGCGTAATGCCGGCGTCTGCGGCGCAGCCCGTGTCCGAATGCTCGATGTCGGTGACATTGGCGGATTGGGGCGAGAACTCGACCGGCGATATCGACGTCGCATCGGGCGAGAGCTGCCAGATCCCGATCGGAATCCGCGGCACGGTGACTGATTCATCGATCTCGCAGAAGCCGGCCTATGGCAAGCTGAAGAAGGTCAACCCGTCGACCTTCGAGTACAAGGCGAAGGCCAAGTACAAGGGCAGCGATACGTTTGCCATCAAGGCAACCGGTCAGGGGCCGAAGACATCCGGCACCTCGGTCATCACCGTGCACGCCACCATCAAGTAATCGCTCTGGCGCGCACTGCACTCCCTCGCCCCGTTCTTATGGGGAGAGGGGCTGCTTCCGCAGATGCCGGCAACAGTTGAACTCGCGGAGACTCCCCTCACCCGACATTCGCGTCCCGCGAATTTCGACCTCTCCCCGCAAGCGGGGCGAGGTGAAGCGGAGTCCGCGGCGCCGTCAGGCCGGGCGTGCGCCGGTGCGGATGATCGAACCGACATGCTGACCGCGCAGCGCCGCGGTGAGCCGGCCGGGAACGAGGCCATTCACCACCTGCACGCGCTCGATATGCCTGGCGTTCGCCATCACTTCGAGCAACGCGGGATCGAACGGCAGCGTGCCCTTCAGCTTGGCGAGGTCGGCGAGGCTGGCCTCGCGCAGCAACTGCGCCTTCTCGCCATCGGGGCCGTTCGGATCGTCGGTGTACACACCGTCGACGTCTTCCACGATGGTCAGGCCGGCCGCGCCGAGCGCATCGGCGATCAGGAACGCACCGGTGTCGGCGCGGTGGAACGGGATGCGCGAGACCGGGAATTCATGATGGTGATAGGGCGGAAACGCGCTGCCGACGACCGCGCGGGACGCCGACAGATGGATCGCGAGCTGGCTCGCGATGGTCGGATGCTCGATGTAGGAGACACCCTCGGGCGCGAGCAGGCAGCCGAGGATGTGGCCGTTCTGGCCGGCTTCGCTGGCGGCGAGCGGTGCCAGCGAGCCGACCGGCAGTCCGAGGTCGAGGCCGACGCTGTAGAGATGCCGGGCGCGGATGCCGGCGCCGGTCAAGATCAGCAGGCGATGCTCCGGCAATAGCGAGCGCAGCTCGTCGACGATCGGCAGGATCGCCTCATGCCCGCGATCCATGATCGAGCGGCCGCCGATCTTCACCACCTGCACCCAGGGCAGCAGCGGGATCGGACGCCCGCCTGCGACCGGACGGGTGAGATCGTTGTCGAGCAGGGTCTGGCGCGCGAGCGGCGAGGCGACGTGCTTGATCTTCGTGGTGTCATCCATGGCGATGATCCCTTCAGCTCGCGGTGATGATGGTGCCGACATGCTCGCCCGCCAGCGCGCGGGTGAGATTGCCGGGGACGAGGCCGTTGACGACCTGCACCTGACGGACATGGCGCGCGGTGGCGAGCAGATCGAGCACCGGGAATTCCAGGATCGAATCCTGCAATCCCTTGGCCTTCATCTCGGCGACCGAAATCTTCGGGATGAATGTGGCGCCCTTCGAGGTCTTCGGGTTCGCGCTGTAGAGGCCGTTCTCGTCCTTGACGTAGATCATCGCCTTGCAGCCGAACTGCTCGGCGACCAGGAAGCATCCGGCATCGGTGCGATAGGGCGGGATCATGCCCTCGGCCGCCGGCCGCATCCACAGGCCGTAAGGCGGCATGCCGCTGAAGATCACGGCATTCACCTCGGCGAGATAGAGCGGCACGGCCGAAAGTCCGGCACCGCTGACCGCGGAGATGCCGTGCTTGGCCAGCAGCTGGCCCAGCATCACGGCGTTCTGATCGGCCACCGAGGCGCCGAGCTGCGACAGCACGCCGGCCGGCAGCCGGAGCCCGGCCGCGATCGAATAGAGATGCCGGGCGCGGGTGCCGGCGCCGGTTCCGATCAACATCTTGTGCGCCTTGCGGGCGGCGACGATCTCGTCGACCAGCGGATAGACGGCGGCGCGACCGCGGTCGATCACGCTCTGCCCGCCGATCTTGATCACAGTCGCGTCCGGCAGGATCCGGAAGTCGGACGCCGCGTCCGCCTTCGCCAGAAGCTGCGGATCGGTCAGCGACCGCTGCATCAGGAGCGCTTCGAGCTCCGTCGTCGTGTCTGCCATGAGAAACGTCCTTTCTCCAATGCTGGCACAGTTTCCGAGGGACCCGCGATCCGAGCCGGTCGCCACCGGCGGTCCCGCCGGGCCCTGCATTTCTCTGCTAGCGATAGTCCGGGAGGGTCTCAAGATGCAATGGCAATGATGCCGCGCGCCGCGTCCCCGGCTGATTTTCAGCCATTCACAGCAGGCAGCCTGACGATGACGCGCAGGCCCGTGCGTTCAGCCCCCGTCACATTCTCGAACTGGATCGAGCCGCCGCAGCGATCGACGATCCGTTTCACGATCGAAAGCCCGAGCCCGGCGCCGTCGCCGCTCGGCTGGCTGCCGCGGAAGAACGGCTCGCCGATCCGGTCCAGATCGCGCGGCGCAATGCCCGTGCCGGAATCCTCGATCTGGATGGCGGCCATGCCCGCCTCGCGATAGATGCCGAGGTCGACGCTGCCGCCCTCGGGCGTGAACTTGACGGCGTTCTCGACCAGGTTTCGCAGCACCGAGATCAGCGATAATTGATCGCCATTGACCGCAACCGTTTCGACCATCGTGAAGCCGAGATCGATGTTGCGCGCCGCCGCCTCGGGCAGCAGATCGGCGACGACGCCCTTTACGATCCTGTCGAGCTCGGTCACTTCACCGGCAGCAGGGCTCACGGCGTCCTGGCGCGCCAGGGCCAGGAGCTGTTCGAGCAGATGCCTGCTCCGTTGCATGCCGCTTCTGAGCACATCGAGCCGCTCACGGGTCTCGGCCGGCATCTCGAGGGAAGCGAGATTTTCCGCTTGCAGGCTGAGCGCCGTGATCGGGGTGCGAAGCTCGTGCGACGCATCGGCGATGAAGCGCCGTTGCTGATCCATCATGCCGCGCATGCGTTCCAGCAGGGCATTGATCGAACCGAGAAACGGCTGCAACTCGCTGGGGGCGCCGGTCGCCTTCAACGCGCTGACGTCGTCCGCGCGCCGCGCGTCGAGATCATCGGCCAGGCGCAACATCGGCCGGAACGAGCGCGCGATCACGAGCGCAGTCACCAGCAACAGGCACGGCACCAGGGCCGCGATCGGCAACAGGGTCCGCAGCGCCATATCGCCGGCAATCTCGGTGCGGATCTCCGTCCGTTGCATCACCGCGAAGCGGCTATCGTCCGGGCGCGTGCGAACCAGCACGCGCGCCGGCTGGCCCTGATAGACGGCATTGTGCAATCCGTCCTTCAGTCCCCACAGCCGGCGGTCTTCGGCAGGCCCACGCGGCGCGCCGCCGAGCTCGACCACCGCGACCTCGGATTCGGCATCGACGCCGGTGACGGGCCGGCTTTCCCTGATCGAGGCACTCAGCGCGAAGCTCGCGATCTGGATCAGGACCGAGTCCTGCATCTCGATGGCTTCGCTGTAGGCCCAGCGATAGGCCAGGGCTCCGCCGACGGCGCCGGTCAGCAGGATGATCGCGGTGAGCCCGGCGAACAGGCGTCCGCGCAGCGATCTCATCATCTCGAACGGTCCACCATCCAGCCGACGCCGCGCACGTTCCTGATCACGGACGCGCCAAGTTTTCTGCGCACGGCGTGGATCAGGAATTCGACCGCGTTGCTCTCGACCTCCTCGCTCCAGCCGTAGATCTGGCGTTCGAGCTCGGCTCGCGACAGGATGGTCCCCGGCCGGTTCAACAACGCCTGAAGCAGCGCGAATTCGCGCGCGCTGAGGACAGCTCTTTCTCCACTGTACGTGGCTTCCCGCGTCGCCGGGTCGAGGTGGAGTTCGCCATTGGTCAGGACCGGCGGCGCTCCGCTGCCCTCGCGCCGCAGCACCGCGCGCATGCGCGCCAGCAACTCGGCGACCTCGAACGGCTTGACCAGATAATCATCCGCGCCGAGATCGAGCCCCCGGATCCGATCGCTCAACGCATCGCGCGCGGTCAGGATGATCACGGGAAGGCGTGTGGAGTCCGTCCGGATCGTCCTGAGCACGTCGAGGCCATCCGTCACGGGAAGTCCGAGGTCGAGCAGCGCGATGTCGTAGGTCTCGCTGCGGCTGGCCTCGACGGCGAGGTCGCCATCGCGGACCCAGTCGACCGCGTAGGCGGCATCCCTCAGCGCCTCGACGACGGCGGCGCCGATCATCCTGTCGTCCTCCACCAAGAGCACGCGCATCGTCTCGTCACCATCCTGACCCGCGCCGGGCACCCCGGCGAACCTGCATCGCATCCGCCTGCCCGCGACGCCGCGCGACCATATCAGCTTCGACTTAGCCGCGACTTAGGGCTTTCGGCGTCCAAACGGGGGCGGCGCCGCCGGCCTAAGCCGGGCCTAAGTCTCGCGGTGCAGGCTCCCGATCGAACCCGGCGGAACCGCCGACCTCATCAAAGCGGAGTTTTGCATCGTGCAGGATATCAGGCGCACCGGCCGCAGCATGCTGAACAAGGTCCCCGAAGTCACCCTCGTGTTCTGGCTGATCAAGATCATGTCGACCACGGTCGGCGAGACCGGTGCCGATTATCTCGCCGTCCATGTCGGCCTTGGAACGACCGTTACCGGCCTGCTGATGACCACGCTGCTCGCGGCTGCGCTGGCAATCCAGCTGCGGATGGACCGCTACGTGCCGTGGATCTACTGGCTGACGGTCGTGCTGGTCAGCATCGTCGGGACACAGATCACCGATGCGCTGACCGACAAGCTCGAGATCAGCCTCTACATCAGCACGGCGCTGTTCGCGATCGCGCTGGCGGCGACCTTCGCGATCTGGTTCGCGGTCGAACGGACGCTGTCGATCCACAGCATCGTGACCACGCGGCGCG
Coding sequences within:
- a CDS encoding ThiF family adenylyltransferase → MSFDYYSFTGRNIGFIDEHEQQLLRQARVFVCGVGGMGGAAFMALARAGVGRFVIADIDRFEVSNLNRQVFAFADEVGREKAAVAAEAAKRINPTIEVEVLGENWTDELPGIAARCPVIVNGMDDIAAGVHLYRTAKRAEATVIDAYMSPLPSVIVVRPQDPRPEQRLGFPTLGKDWTEITDEDRRAAMRAEIEHVMLHSSSRNYVDLAIAGEVATGRRSRMSFARW
- a CDS encoding YiaA/YiaB family inner membrane protein, producing MNQTIQPHSSGWVTFTYASFAASAFLVAVGVFFLPIDLWMKGYLTMGIVMLVQTCVTLTKTIRDNYESGKFVNRIEDAKAERLLMEVSKAA
- a CDS encoding PspA/IM30 family protein codes for the protein MFKTVLTLFRGTVAVAEEELQDRTALVILDQQMRDAAAAVDRSKRTLALAIAGDQQEGRRLEAAHARIADLEVRASAALDGGREDLAREAAQAIANLEAERDAAMTARTLFASEITRLKRHVASAEARIAELDRGRRLARASEAVRSLRRTGIEAARPYESTLPEAEATLKRLRERQMEAQAADEALFEIDTASGPLVVAERLAEQGFGPRMKSTADDVLARLKAKRPPAA
- a CDS encoding TetR/AcrR family transcriptional regulator — protein: MSKALERRAKLREALIEAAERAIAAKGLGGLKTRELAQEIGVANGGVYNLVEDVDELILRVGSRTLARLDASLSLAEIGGAAAPREMLVRVAVAYCDFAAENLELWRALFEHRMQPGKPVPEWAITEQMELFRHIYKPLAALFPQRSPAQLGVTARSLFSAVHGMVALGLEHKLIAVPIGALRSEISTLTRAMVDGLTAKKE
- a CDS encoding acyl-CoA desaturase; amino-acid sequence: MYPQVLPFVLVHVGCLAAIWSGISWQAIAICVALYWLRMFAITAGYHRYFSHRAYATSRVFQFILAFLAQSSAQKSVLWWAAKHRHHHLHSDTEHDVHSPLHKGLVYSHLGWIFYRQHDATDLTKVSDLAAYPELRWLHKFEVFPAVVVAGLCFLVAGWPGLLVGFFWSTVLVYHATFCINSLAHVHGRQRYVTGDGSRNNWLLALLTMGEGWHNNHHAYQSSARQGFRWWEIDATYYVLVALSWLGIVWDLKAPPAAVLRNEQRLGSRVIKRTAEQLAGRFNPESIALAIRSSVHETGMSVREVLFLLQHRADLHLPSMPTRDQLLAEAQTMFAKTPSLDDIVDRAHELLVESVCFLLAIPPQPAVVRPKA
- a CDS encoding cupin domain-containing protein, with the translated sequence MVESNDGRASVQQAGFAGVTRRTLERLTLPGDDRELVVAEVTYPPGGVAPLHRHPVGGVIFIVEGVAESAYGDEASRQYRAGETLQDRADLPHTLFRNCDPERPLRFLTIYALEPGRAYTMEP
- a CDS encoding molybdenum storage protein subunit alpha — its product is MDDTTKIKHVASPLARQTLLDNDLTRPVAGGRPIPLLPWVQVVKIGGRSIMDRGHEAILPIVDELRSLLPEHRLLILTGAGIRARHLYSVGLDLGLPVGSLAPLAASEAGQNGHILGCLLAPEGVSYIEHPTIASQLAIHLSASRAVVGSAFPPYHHHEFPVSRIPFHRADTGAFLIADALGAAGLTIVEDVDGVYTDDPNGPDGEKAQLLREASLADLAKLKGTLPFDPALLEVMANARHIERVQVVNGLVPGRLTAALRGQHVGSIIRTGARPA
- a CDS encoding uridine kinase, which encodes MADTTTELEALLMQRSLTDPQLLAKADAASDFRILPDATVIKIGGQSVIDRGRAAVYPLVDEIVAARKAHKMLIGTGAGTRARHLYSIAAGLRLPAGVLSQLGASVADQNAVMLGQLLAKHGISAVSGAGLSAVPLYLAEVNAVIFSGMPPYGLWMRPAAEGMIPPYRTDAGCFLVAEQFGCKAMIYVKDENGLYSANPKTSKGATFIPKISVAEMKAKGLQDSILEFPVLDLLATARHVRQVQVVNGLVPGNLTRALAGEHVGTIITAS
- a CDS encoding HAMP domain-containing sensor histidine kinase, translated to MMRSLRGRLFAGLTAIILLTGAVGGALAYRWAYSEAIEMQDSVLIQIASFALSASIRESRPVTGVDAESEVAVVELGGAPRGPAEDRRLWGLKDGLHNAVYQGQPARVLVRTRPDDSRFAVMQRTEIRTEIAGDMALRTLLPIAALVPCLLLVTALVIARSFRPMLRLADDLDARRADDVSALKATGAPSELQPFLGSINALLERMRGMMDQQRRFIADASHELRTPITALSLQAENLASLEMPAETRERLDVLRSGMQRSRHLLEQLLALARQDAVSPAAGEVTELDRIVKGVVADLLPEAAARNIDLGFTMVETVAVNGDQLSLISVLRNLVENAVKFTPEGGSVDLGIYREAGMAAIQIEDSGTGIAPRDLDRIGEPFFRGSQPSGDGAGLGLSIVKRIVDRCGGSIQFENVTGAERTGLRVIVRLPAVNG
- a CDS encoding response regulator transcription factor; the encoded protein is MRVLLVEDDRMIGAAVVEALRDAAYAVDWVRDGDLAVEASRSETYDIALLDLGLPVTDGLDVLRTIRTDSTRLPVIILTARDALSDRIRGLDLGADDYLVKPFEVAELLARMRAVLRREGSGAPPVLTNGELHLDPATREATYSGERAVLSAREFALLQALLNRPGTILSRAELERQIYGWSEEVESNAVEFLIHAVRRKLGASVIRNVRGVGWMVDRSR
- a CDS encoding membrane protein, whose product is MLNKVPEVTLVFWLIKIMSTTVGETGADYLAVHVGLGTTVTGLLMTTLLAAALAIQLRMDRYVPWIYWLTVVLVSIVGTQITDALTDKLEISLYISTALFAIALAATFAIWFAVERTLSIHSIVTTRRELFYWAAILFTFALGTAAGDLATEALGLGFNVGVVVFMALIAGVAAAYALGANEVLAFWIAYILTRPLGASFGDMLSQSRDYGGLGFGTIYTSLAFLAVIIALVGWLSFEGDSGRNPETSPGA